In one Streptomyces sp. NBC_01288 genomic region, the following are encoded:
- a CDS encoding SDR family NAD(P)-dependent oxidoreductase, translating into MRPMDGKTALVTGASSGIGRAIAKRFAEDGARVYLTGRRKDELEAAAEEIGPDAVAVPCDVSRAADLDRVMDVVRGDGRRLDAVVANAGLGDGALLTDVTEEQFDHVFGVNTKGSLLTVQKSLPLLARPASVILLGSTTIHQGVDRMGVYAASKAAVRSLGRTWAAELAPRGVRVNVITPGPIATPALDGLADKFGQSTEDLHRALASQLPLQRMGRPEEVAALAAFLAGPESSFITGAEHFVDGGQVQV; encoded by the coding sequence ATGCGCCCCATGGACGGAAAGACAGCTCTGGTCACCGGCGCCTCCAGCGGCATCGGACGAGCGATCGCGAAGCGCTTCGCAGAGGACGGCGCCCGCGTCTACCTGACCGGCCGGCGCAAGGACGAACTCGAAGCCGCGGCCGAGGAGATCGGCCCCGACGCGGTCGCCGTTCCGTGCGACGTCTCGCGGGCGGCCGACCTCGACCGCGTCATGGACGTCGTCCGCGGCGACGGACGGCGGCTCGACGCCGTCGTGGCCAACGCCGGCCTGGGCGACGGGGCTCTGCTCACGGACGTCACGGAGGAACAGTTCGACCACGTCTTCGGCGTGAACACCAAGGGCAGCCTGCTCACCGTGCAGAAGTCACTGCCCCTGCTCGCGCGCCCCGCGTCGGTGATCCTTCTCGGGTCCACCACCATCCACCAAGGCGTCGACAGAATGGGCGTCTACGCCGCGTCGAAGGCGGCCGTACGCAGCCTGGGCCGGACCTGGGCCGCGGAACTCGCCCCGCGCGGTGTGCGCGTCAACGTCATCACGCCCGGCCCCATCGCCACACCCGCGCTCGACGGCCTGGCCGACAAGTTCGGTCAGAGCACCGAGGACCTCCACCGCGCGCTGGCCTCGCAACTGCCGTTGCAGCGCATGGGGCGCCCCGAGGAGGTCGCGGCGCTGGCCGCTTTCCTCGCCGGGCCGGAGAGTTCGTTCATCACCGGTGCCGAGCACTTCGTCGACGGCGGGCAGGTCCAGGTCTGA